A part of candidate division Zixibacteria bacterium HGW-Zixibacteria-1 genomic DNA contains:
- a CDS encoding DNA alkylation repair protein, which produces MIVKRLREEIARQSVPENMMNYQRWFKEKLENPVGLKGPIIKRISAQFFKEVKGESKKKILEDCEELLESDIGTERGIAFMWAANITDRMSKTDFPRLEGWLKKYVCNWGACDSLCCCALGELVALYPELIPKVKKWTPSKNRWLRRGAALSMIPTVRRGEGLKDAFAIADILLTDDDDMVQKGYGWMLKVAGDSHRDEVFKYVMKNKRQMPRTALRYAIEKMPANLKKEAMKIDW; this is translated from the coding sequence ATGATAGTCAAGAGACTCAGAGAAGAGATCGCCCGGCAGAGTGTTCCGGAAAATATGATGAACTACCAGCGATGGTTCAAAGAGAAACTCGAAAATCCGGTCGGTCTGAAGGGGCCGATAATCAAACGAATATCGGCGCAGTTTTTCAAAGAGGTTAAAGGCGAATCGAAAAAGAAAATTTTGGAGGACTGCGAGGAATTGCTCGAATCGGATATTGGAACCGAGCGCGGGATCGCCTTCATGTGGGCCGCTAATATCACCGACAGGATGAGTAAAACCGATTTTCCCCGTCTTGAGGGGTGGCTGAAAAAATATGTCTGCAACTGGGGCGCGTGCGATTCTCTCTGCTGTTGCGCGCTGGGCGAGTTGGTTGCCCTCTATCCGGAATTGATTCCTAAAGTGAAAAAGTGGACACCATCAAAAAACCGCTGGCTGCGGCGGGGTGCGGCGTTGAGCATGATTCCGACAGTCAGGCGCGGAGAGGGCTTGAAAGATGCTTTCGCCATCGCCGACATTCTTCTGACCGACGATGATGACATGGTGCAGAAGGGATACGGCTGGATGCTCAAAGTGGCGGGTGACAGTCACCGGGATGAAGTTTTTAAGTACGTCATGAAGAACAAGCGCCAAATGCCGCGCACGGCGCTTCGCTATGCCATCGAGAAGATGCCGGCCAATTTGAAAAAAGAAGCCATGAAAATAGATTGGTGA
- a CDS encoding EamA family transporter: MLLSSFFFALMNVGVKYLSHIPSHEIVLVRALVTLILGYILIRKNNLKPWGNNKKYLLLRGLTGTAALVMYFYTLQHMPLASAVTIQFMSPIFTIIISGIFLKERATPLQWLFFLVAFGGVVMVKGFDPRVTVPELLIGITAAVFSAMAYNFIRKLKDFDHPLVVVFYFPLVTVPLVGSYSVFHWVAPQAWEWLILILIGLAVTAAQIFMTRAYQSDRASNISIFNYLGTVYAIVIGLTLFDETISLLGYAGFVLIIIGVVLSNHFRVNDQPNGAKNPAVSSPIGKK; encoded by the coding sequence ATTCTCCTGTCGTCGTTTTTCTTCGCCCTGATGAATGTCGGGGTGAAATATTTGAGCCATATCCCCTCCCATGAGATTGTCCTCGTCCGCGCCCTTGTCACACTTATATTGGGATATATCCTGATCCGCAAAAATAACCTTAAACCCTGGGGCAATAACAAAAAGTATCTTCTTTTGCGCGGCCTGACCGGAACGGCGGCGCTGGTAATGTATTTTTATACATTGCAGCATATGCCGCTGGCTTCGGCAGTGACGATCCAGTTTATGTCGCCGATTTTTACCATTATTATCTCAGGGATTTTCCTCAAGGAGCGCGCCACGCCGCTTCAATGGCTGTTTTTCCTGGTGGCTTTCGGCGGGGTGGTTATGGTCAAAGGCTTCGATCCGAGGGTGACGGTGCCGGAGCTGCTTATCGGTATTACCGCAGCGGTTTTCTCGGCGATGGCATATAACTTCATCCGCAAGCTGAAAGACTTCGACCATCCCCTGGTGGTGGTGTTTTACTTCCCGTTGGTGACAGTTCCGCTGGTCGGCTCATATTCGGTATTTCACTGGGTGGCGCCGCAAGCGTGGGAGTGGTTAATTCTGATCCTGATCGGTCTGGCTGTGACCGCCGCCCAGATATTCATGACCAGAGCTTACCAGTCCGACCGGGCTTCCAATATTTCCATTTTCAATTATCTCGGGACTGTCTATGCGATTGTAATCGGCCTGACGCTGTTCGATGAAACCATCAGCCTGCTGGGGTATGCCGGTTTTGTCCTGATTATAATCGGCGTCGTTTTAAGCAATCATTTCCGGGTCAATGATCAGCCGAATGGGGCAAAAAACCCGGCTGTTTCCTCCCCTATCGGTAAAAAATAA
- the epsI gene encoding EpsI family protein — MKKQYLLSIALIIFGGIVGNALRFTEKQPDRMPDFSLIPLVYAEYSGTEQVLPEFAYDILKADLSTVRDYKTADGEPVDFFLAYFKSQKYGSQIHSPKHCLPGGGWRIEEIHPFQLQLADGRIKDVNRLIISIDDYKSLMLYWYETRSGEIRNEYGLKFDLVKNSLLIRPTDAAIIRITVGVPDGDFNKATRQAVEFVRRFYPFVEKSLPF, encoded by the coding sequence ATGAAGAAGCAATATCTTCTCTCGATAGCTCTTATAATCTTCGGAGGCATTGTCGGCAATGCTTTGCGTTTCACCGAAAAACAGCCCGACCGGATGCCGGATTTCAGCCTTATCCCTCTGGTATATGCCGAATATAGCGGCACCGAACAGGTTTTGCCGGAGTTCGCTTATGACATTCTGAAGGCCGATCTCAGCACCGTTCGCGATTATAAAACGGCCGATGGCGAACCGGTGGATTTTTTCCTGGCATATTTCAAATCCCAAAAATACGGCAGCCAGATTCACTCACCGAAACATTGCCTTCCGGGCGGCGGCTGGCGAATCGAGGAGATACATCCTTTCCAGCTGCAACTGGCCGACGGGCGGATAAAAGATGTCAATCGACTGATTATATCGATCGATGACTATAAATCATTGATGTTGTATTGGTATGAAACCCGATCGGGTGAGATACGCAATGAATATGGCTTGAAATTCGATCTGGTCAAAAATTCGCTTCTGATCAGGCCGACCGATGCGGCCATTATTCGTATCACGGTCGGCGTGCCCGACGGCGATTTCAATAAAGCGACCCGGCAGGCGGTCGAATTTGTCCGCCGGTTTTATCCTTTTGTGGAAAAATCGCTTCCTTTTTAA
- a CDS encoding decaprenyl-phosphate phosphoribosyltransferase: MIKSLFRLLRPQQWLKNGVVLAGLIFAGEAHVLSKTVIAFEALIAFCFLSSAVYVLNDIIDRERDRLHPLKKNRPIASGEISVSTASIIGVVLAAVGIAISAMITQSFLIVVLSYLVLNILYTFLLKNVVIIDVMCIAAGFVLRAAGGAVAIDVEISGWLLITTFVLALFLGLGKRRHELIYLEKEAGAHRRILEKYSTYLLDQLIGVVTASTVITYLFYTLSPEVSAKLGTQYLFATIPFVIYGIFRYLYLVHKEEKGGSPTRLLLTDRPLLLDVLLWLASVILILYIF; this comes from the coding sequence ATGATCAAAAGCCTGTTCCGACTTTTGCGTCCTCAGCAATGGCTGAAAAACGGGGTTGTCCTGGCCGGACTTATTTTTGCCGGTGAGGCCCATGTCTTATCCAAAACCGTCATTGCCTTCGAGGCCCTGATCGCCTTCTGTTTTCTTTCATCCGCAGTTTATGTTCTCAATGACATCATTGATCGCGAGCGCGACCGTCTCCACCCACTGAAAAAAAACCGTCCGATTGCTTCGGGGGAAATTTCGGTCTCGACTGCTTCCATAATCGGTGTTGTTTTGGCGGCGGTGGGAATTGCAATATCGGCCATGATTACTCAGTCGTTTCTAATAGTAGTCCTGAGTTATCTGGTCTTGAATATACTCTATACTTTTTTATTAAAAAATGTGGTGATAATAGATGTCATGTGCATCGCGGCCGGTTTTGTTCTCAGAGCGGCCGGCGGCGCTGTGGCGATAGATGTCGAGATCTCGGGCTGGCTCTTGATAACCACCTTTGTTCTGGCTCTTTTTCTGGGGCTGGGCAAACGAAGGCATGAGCTTATTTATCTTGAAAAAGAGGCCGGGGCGCATCGCAGGATTCTCGAAAAGTATTCCACTTATTTACTGGACCAGCTTATCGGGGTCGTAACCGCTTCGACAGTTATAACTTACCTGTTTTACACTTTGTCTCCCGAAGTGAGCGCCAAACTGGGCACACAATATTTATTTGCCACTATTCCTTTCGTTATTTACGGCATCTTCCGCTACCTGTATCTGGTCCACAAGGAGGAAAAGGGCGGTTCACCGACCCGCCTTCTGCTTACCGATCGGCCGCTGCTTCTGGATGTTTTGCTTTGGCTTGCATCGGTAATCCTTATCCTTTATATTTTCTGA
- a CDS encoding exosortase translates to MNMTDKTYPAAKQNLFYVLLGLLFLIYLPALIDLVHDWYHDANYSHGFLVPLVSFYLIWKNRGELSQIEVKPNGLGLVVIIFGVILFILGNGASEYFTVRFSLVVILFGIMLYHLGSEFVRKSWFAVLFLVFMIPIPYVIYFSATFPMQLLASKVSSVLLNIIGMPVVRQGNIIHLPNQALEVAEACSGMRSLVSLLALGAIYAYLSQKSLTAKIILFLSAIPIAVIGNVFRVFVTSVIVYTSDLTVTEEPFHSIMGAMVFVVAFIMLFAFGAILRRIFK, encoded by the coding sequence ATGAATATGACTGATAAAACCTATCCGGCCGCGAAGCAAAATTTATTCTATGTTCTGCTGGGATTATTATTCCTGATATATCTCCCGGCGCTCATCGATCTGGTTCATGATTGGTATCATGACGCCAATTATTCCCATGGTTTTCTGGTTCCATTGGTTTCTTTTTACCTGATCTGGAAAAATCGTGGCGAGTTATCGCAAATCGAGGTCAAACCCAATGGATTGGGACTGGTAGTTATTATTTTCGGCGTCATTCTCTTTATTCTTGGCAATGGCGCTTCGGAATATTTCACGGTCAGGTTTTCGCTGGTGGTGATACTTTTTGGCATTATGCTGTATCATCTCGGCTCCGAATTTGTCCGCAAAAGCTGGTTTGCGGTTCTTTTTCTGGTCTTCATGATACCAATTCCATATGTGATATATTTTTCGGCCACATTTCCGATGCAGCTTCTGGCCAGTAAAGTCTCCTCGGTGCTGTTGAACATAATCGGGATGCCGGTGGTCCGGCAGGGGAATATTATTCATTTGCCCAATCAGGCGCTGGAAGTGGCCGAAGCCTGCTCCGGAATGCGTTCGCTGGTGTCGTTGCTGGCGCTGGGGGCGATTTACGCCTACCTGTCGCAAAAAAGCCTTACCGCCAAAATCATTCTGTTTCTTTCGGCAATTCCGATTGCAGTTATCGGTAATGTCTTCCGGGTTTTTGTTACTTCGGTAATTGTCTATACTTCGGATCTGACTGTCACCGAGGAGCCGTTTCATTCGATTATGGGGGCGATGGTCTTTGTAGTCGCCTTTATTATGCTGTTCGCGTTTGGCGCCATCCTGAGGAGGATATTCAAATGA
- a CDS encoding cytoplasmic protein yields the protein MERRDFLKKTANAAGLAALTGIVGFGFHNRETSSYQATMAKTKGFEVAADRSFPALALARNENHPEALRAALDAVGGVDRFIQSGDRVTIKPNVGWDRLPKHAADTNPELVAEMVRLCLAAGAAEVIVTDITCNDARRTFIRSGIKEAAENAGARVILPVEEDYVMTDLGGQLLTVWPVLKYFIETDKFINMPITKQHSLSSCTIAMKNLYGILGGRRNQLHQQIDRAIVDLAAFIRPTLTVVDATRVLMRNGPQGGSTADVRIENVVMCSTDQVAADARACEFLGLKAENVSHIVLAAQSGLGNIDYRAGGYKEIA from the coding sequence ATGGAACGTCGCGATTTTCTAAAAAAGACCGCCAATGCCGCGGGACTGGCCGCTCTTACCGGAATTGTTGGGTTCGGTTTTCACAACCGTGAGACTTCATCCTATCAGGCGACAATGGCCAAGACCAAAGGATTCGAGGTTGCCGCGGACAGGTCGTTCCCCGCGCTCGCCCTGGCCAGAAATGAAAACCACCCGGAAGCGCTTCGAGCGGCGCTGGATGCCGTCGGCGGCGTGGACAGGTTCATTCAATCAGGAGATCGGGTTACCATCAAGCCCAATGTCGGCTGGGACAGACTGCCCAAACATGCCGCCGACACCAACCCGGAGCTGGTGGCCGAAATGGTGCGGCTATGCCTGGCGGCCGGAGCCGCCGAAGTGATCGTTACCGATATCACCTGCAATGATGCCCGCAGGACCTTTATCCGTTCCGGCATCAAAGAAGCGGCCGAAAATGCCGGCGCCAGGGTGATCCTTCCGGTCGAAGAGGATTATGTCATGACCGATCTGGGCGGCCAGCTTCTGACGGTTTGGCCGGTCCTCAAATATTTTATCGAAACCGACAAATTTATAAATATGCCGATCACCAAACAACATTCGCTTTCCTCATGTACAATAGCCATGAAGAATCTTTATGGCATCCTTGGCGGTCGGCGGAATCAGTTGCATCAGCAGATAGATCGAGCCATCGTTGATCTGGCGGCATTTATTCGACCGACATTGACGGTTGTCGATGCCACCCGTGTTCTAATGCGCAATGGCCCTCAGGGCGGATCGACAGCCGATGTCAGGATTGAGAATGTCGTCATGTGCTCGACCGACCAGGTGGCGGCCGATGCGCGCGCCTGCGAGTTTCTGGGATTGAAGGCCGAGAATGTGAGCCATATCGTACTGGCGGCTCAATCGGGCCTGGGCAATATTGATTACCGTGCCGGGGGCTATAAAGAAATTGCATAA
- a CDS encoding amidinotransferase, translated as MKTNGQSEIGTIRSILLKHPKDAFLSQGNIDQQWRQLNYTDRPDYNKALEEYEKFLGLLRKVVFDFHFLPENDITGLDSIYLHDPVIITKKGAILCNMGKKEREDEPAAVGRYLSETGIPVAGKITGDGRVEGGDIVWLDEKTLAVGHGYRTNTEGIRQLKGLTADLVEEFIVVPLPHWKGPGDVMHLMSIISPIDNDLAVVYSLLMPIPFREYLIKRGIELIEVPDSEFDSMGCNVLAVAPRKVIMLSGNPITQKGLESAGVEVMVYDGFDISRKGAGGPTCLTRPLLRSD; from the coding sequence ATGAAAACCAACGGGCAGTCGGAAATCGGGACGATACGAAGTATCCTGCTCAAGCATCCCAAAGATGCTTTCCTGAGCCAGGGGAATATCGATCAGCAGTGGCGGCAGTTGAATTATACTGACCGGCCCGATTATAACAAGGCGCTCGAGGAATACGAAAAATTTCTCGGGCTGTTGCGGAAGGTCGTATTTGATTTTCATTTCCTTCCGGAAAACGACATCACCGGCCTTGATTCGATATACCTTCACGATCCGGTCATTATCACCAAAAAAGGCGCGATTCTCTGCAATATGGGCAAGAAGGAACGCGAGGATGAACCGGCGGCAGTCGGCCGGTATCTTTCGGAAACCGGCATCCCTGTTGCCGGCAAGATAACCGGCGACGGGCGGGTCGAAGGGGGCGATATTGTCTGGCTCGACGAGAAAACGCTGGCTGTCGGACACGGCTATCGCACCAACACCGAAGGCATCCGGCAATTAAAAGGGCTGACAGCGGACCTGGTCGAGGAATTTATAGTCGTGCCGCTCCCGCACTGGAAAGGGCCGGGCGATGTCATGCACCTGATGTCGATAATCAGCCCGATCGATAATGATCTCGCGGTGGTTTATTCGCTGCTGATGCCGATCCCGTTCCGGGAATATCTGATTAAACGTGGCATAGAATTAATCGAAGTGCCCGATTCGGAATTCGACTCGATGGGCTGCAATGTCCTGGCGGTGGCGCCGCGCAAGGTGATTATGCTTTCGGGCAATCCGATAACGCAGAAGGGACTGGAATCCGCGGGGGTTGAGGTTATGGTTTATGATGGCTTTGATATCTCCCGCAAGGGGGCCGGCGGTCCGACCTGCCTGACCAGACCGCTTCTAAGAAGCGACTGA